The Rhizobium rhizogenes sequence GATCTGTTGGCAAAAGCGAATGCGAGCGGCACGCCGCTCGATGAGGCAGGCCTTTTTTCGGTCGTCGCAGAAAGCGACAAGAAGCGCTTCACGCTGTCGGAAGACGGCCGCCGCATCCGGGCGGCGCAGGGGCATTCCGTGAAGGTCGATCTTGGCCAGCCGCCGGTCGAGCCGCCGCCACAATTGTATCACGGTACGGCGACCCGTTTCCTTGAACCCATCCTGCGGGAAGGCTTGCGCCCGGGGGAAAGGCAACAGGTTCATCTTTCGGCTGACCGGAAGACTGCGATTGCCGTCGGACAGCGGCATGGAAAGCCCGTGGTCCTGATTGTCGATGCCGGCCGGATGTTTGCGGATGGTTACAGTTTCTACCGAGCCGATAACGGTGTTTGGCTGACGGACGCCGTGCCCTTTTCCTATCTGGCTGAGTTCGAGGACTCCTCAGCGGAGAGCGATGGGTGACGGGCTGACGTTTGGGAATGGAGGAGGGAGGCAAAATGGGTGTCGGCATATTTCAGATCGATATGGATTGGCTGCATCGCTGGCTAGGGCAGCGGCGTAGCGGCGGCACCCGTAAAGCGCCCGGCACCCGCAACCTCAAACCCAGGATGACGCCGGAGGCTGCACGGCACGATCACCGCCAGATGCTGCGATTCATGGCGCTCAATGCGGCAATCGGTGTTTTGATCGGCATCTGTGTCGGTGCGGGACTGATCCTTCTCGATATCGGTGGCCTTGGCGCGCGCATCGGCCGCGCCGCAAATCCGCTCGTGCCCGTGCTGCTGGTCGTCATGCCCATCGCATCCCTGTTCGGCGCCGCCGCCACCGCCTCGGCAATCCTGATGATGCCCTATGAAAAGAAATTCCGCGACGATGATGACGATGCGAGGGGAGAATAACCGCATGATCAAGAAAATCCTCATCGCCAATCGCGGCGAGATTGCTTGCCGGGTCATCAAGACCGCGAAGAGGATGGGCATCGCCACTGTCGCGGTCTATTCGGATGCGGATGCCAATGCGCTGCATGTGAGACAAGCGGATGAGGCCGTTCATATCGGCCCGGCCCCCTCGTCTCAGTCTTATATCGTCATCGATAAAATTCTGGAGGCCATCAAGAAGACCGGGGCGGATGCTGTCCATCCCGGTTACGGCTTCCTGTCGGAAAATGCCGCCTTCGCCGAGGCGCTGGAAAAGGCGGGCGTCGTCTTCATCGGCCCGCCTGTTGGCGCCATCAAGGCCATGGGTGACAAGATCACCTCCAAGAAACTGGCCGCGAAAGCGGGCGTTTCCACCGTTCCCGGCCATATGGGATTGATCGAGGATGCGGATGAGGCGGTGAGGATCGCCTCGCAGATCGGTTATCCCGTCATGATCAAGGCGTCCGCCGGCGGCGGCGGCAAGGGCATGCGCATCGCCTTCAACGATGCCGAGGCGCGCGAGGGTTTCCAGTCCTCGAAAAACGAGGCGAAATCCTCCTTTGGCGATGACCGCATCTTCATCGAAAAATTCGTCACCCAGCCGCGCCACATTGAAATTCAGGTGCTGGGCGACAGGCACGGCAACACATTTTATCTGGGTGAGCGTGAATGCTCGATCCAGCGCCGTAACCAGAAGGTCATCGAGGAAGCGCCGTCGCCCTTTCTGGACGAAGCCACCCGCAAAGCCATGGGCGAGCAGGCCGTGGCGCTGGCGAGAGCGGTCGGTTACCATTCGGCCGGCACGGTGGAATTCATCGTCGATGGCGAGAGGAATTTCTACTTTCTGGAAATGAACACCCGTCTGCAGGTGGAGCATCCGGTGACGGAACTCATCACCGGTATCGATTTGGTCGAACAGATGATCCGTGTGGCATCAGGTGAAAAGCTCTCCTTCGGGCAGGCGGATGTGAAGCTGAACGGCTGGGCGATCGAAAGCCGGCTTTATGCTGAAGATCCCTATCGCAACTTCCTGCCCTCCATCGGCCGGCTGACGCGATATCGCCCGCCGCAGGAGGGGGCGCAGGAAAACGGCACCGTGATCCGCAACGATACCGGCGTTTTCGAAGGCGGCGAGATTTCGATGTATTACGATCCGATGATCGCCAAGCTGTGCGCTCTAGGCAAGGATCGCGAAACCGCCATCGATGCCATGGGGCAGGCGCTGGATCGTTTCGAGGTAGAGGGCATCGGCCACAATCTGCCCTTCCTGTCGGCCGTCATGCGGCACGAGCGTTTCCGCGCCGGCCGCCTGACGACGGGCTTTATCGCGGAAGAATTTCCGGAAGGGTTTTCCGGCGTGGAACCGGATGAGGCCGCGGCGCGCCAGCTTTCCGCCATCGCCGCCATCATCCATCAGCGGCTGCAGAGCCGCGCGGTCGAAATTTCCGGCACCATCGGCAATCACCGCCGCATCGTCGGTCAGGATTGGGTGGTGTCATCAGGCGCATCCCGCCACAGGGTCGCCGTTGAAACCGGGGCGGATGGTACGGCGGTCCGCTTTGAAGACGGGGCGGCGCTCACCGTCGATACCGGCTGGCTTCCCGGCCAGAGCCTCGGCCTGTTCACGGTGGCGGGTGAGGTTATCGCCGCCAAGGTCGATCTTGCAGGTGCTGCGATCCGCCTGCGCTGGCGCGGCATGGATATTCGTGCCCATGTGCGCAGCCCGCGCGTGGCGGAACTGGCGTTGCTGATGCCGGAAAAACTGCCGCCGGATACATCGAAACTGCTGCTCTGCCCCATGCCGGGCGTCATTACCGGTATTTCGGTGGGTGAGGGCGACGAGGTGGAGGCCGGGCAGGCGTTGGCGACGGTGGAGGCCATGAAGATGGAGAACATCCTGCGTGCGGAAAAACGCGGCCGCGTCGCCAGAGTGGCGGCAAAACCGGGCGACAGCCTCGCGGTGGATGAAGTCATCCTCGAATTCGAGTGACGGCCGCTGCCGTTTTTCCGGAACGCATGTGGGCCGGAGCGGTTTACGGGGTCGGACCTGCGGGCGGATCGTTCGATTTTCGTCACGATCACCGGCCACAGTGCTAAAATGAAATGCAGAAGGGGAGAGATGCATGTCGGGTGAAAAAACGGTGCGGGATTGGCTGCAGCTTGCCGAAAAAGAGCTGAAGCGTTCACCGGAAACGCTCGTCTGGCACACGCCCGAAGGTATCGAGGTCAAGCCGCTCTATACCGCTGACGATCTTCAGAAGATTTCCCATCTCGACAGCCTGCCGGGCTTTGCGCCTTTCACGCGCGGCCCGCGTGCCACCATGTATGCCGGGCGGCCCTGGACCATCCGCCAATATGCCGGTTTTTCCACGGCCGAAGCCTCCAACGCCTTTTACCGCAAGGCGCTGGCCGCCGGTCAGCAGGGTGTTTCGGTTGCCTTCGATCTCGCCACCCATCGCGGTTATGACAGCGATCATCCGCGTGTGGAGGGCGATGTCGGCAAGGCGGGCGTGGCGATCGACAGCGTCGAGGACATGAAAATCCTGTTCGACGGCATCCCGCTCGAAAAAGTCTCGGTGTCCATGACCATGAATGGCGCGGTCATTCCCGTGCTCGCCAGTTTCATCGTTGCGGGGGAAGAGCAGGGCGTGTCCCGCGCCGCCCTTTCCGGCACCATCCAGAACGATATCCTCAAGGAGTTCATGGTCCGCAACACCTATATCTATCCGCCGGAACCTTCGATGCGGATCATTGCCGACATCATCGAATATACGGCGAAGGAGATGCCGAAATTCAACTCCATCTCCATATCCGGCTATCACATGCAGGAAGCGGGCGCGACGCTGGTGCAGGAACTGGCCTTCACGCTGGCGGATGGCCGCGAATATGTGCGGGCGGCGCTGGCCAAGGGGCTGAATGTCGATGACTTCGCCGGCCGCCTGTCGTTCTTTTTCGCCATAGGCATGAATTTCTTCATGGAGGCGGCAAAGCTGCGCGCCGCGCGCCTGCTCTGGTCGCGCATCATGGAGGAGTTCAAGCCGCAAAAGGCGTCGTCGCTGATGCTGCGCACCCATTGCCAGACGTCCGGCGTCTCGCTTCAGGAGCAGGACCCCTATAACAATATCGTCCGCACCGCCTTTGAAGCCATGTCCGCCGTGCTGGGTGGCACGCAGTCGCTGCACACCAATTCCTTCGATGAGGCGATTGCCCTACCGACGGAGTTTTCCGCCCGCATCGCCCGCAATACCCAGCTCATCCTTCAGCATGAAACCGGCGTTACGAAGGTCGTCGATCCGCTGGCTGGCTCCTATTATGTCGAAAGCCTGACCGATGAGCTGGCTGAGAAGGCGTGGGCGCTGATCGAGGAGGTGGAGGCGCTGGGCGGCATGACAAAAGCCGTGGCCGAAGGCCTGCCGAAACGTTTGATCGAGGAGGCGGCGACACGCCGGCAGGCGGCGGTGGACAAGGGCGAGGAGGTCATTGTCGGCGTCAACCGTTATCGTCTCGAAAACGAGGAGGATATCGATGTTCTCGATATCGACAACGCCGCCGTGCGCGCCGCGCAAATCCGCCGCATCGAAGAGACACGCCGCCGCCGCGATGGCAAGGACGTGACCGCCGCTTTGGCAGCACTTTCCGAAGTCGCCCGCAGCGGCAAGGGCAATATTCTCGAAGCCGCCGTTGTCGCCGCCCGCGCCCGCGCCACGGTGGGAGAGATCTCCGATGCGCTGCGTGCGGCCTTCGGCGATCATGCCGCCGTGCCGGAGGTGGTGAGCGATATCTATGGCGAGGCCTATAAGGACGAGCCGGAACTTGCCACGCTCGCCGCCCGGCTTTCCGGTGTTGCTGAGAGGATCGGCACCAAGCCGCGCATCATGGTCGCCAAGCTCGGGCAGGATGGGCATGATCGCGGCGCGAAGGTCATTGCGTCTGCCTTCGGTGATATCGGTTTCGATGTGCTGGCCGGCCCGCTGTTTCAGACACCGGCGGAAGCGGCCGATCTCGCTGTTCAGAACAGGGTGCATGTGGTCGGCATGTCGTCGCTCGCCGCGGGTCACAAGACGCTGGCGCCGCAGCTAGTCGAGGCGCTGAAACAGAAGGGCGCGGAAGACATCATCGTCGTGGTCGGCGGCGTCATTCCGCGGCAGGATTATCAGTTCCTGCTCGACCACGGTGTCTCGGCGATTTTCGGCCCCGGCACCAATGTCATGGATGCGGCCAACAAGGTGCTCGACCTGCTGGAAGGCGTCAGGCGGAACGCGTGAGGGAAAGACGGCCATGTTTGGAAGACTAAATCACGTCGCCATCGCGGTGCCCGATCTCGATGCCGCCGTTGCCCGTTACAGGGCGTTGGGCGCAAATGTCTCGGAACCGCAATCGCTACCCGACCACGGCGTGACGGTTGTGTTCATTCAGGCTGACAACACCAAGATCGAGCTTCTTTATCCGCTCGGCGAAAATTCGCCGATAGCCGCGTTTCTCGAGAGAAATCCGGGCGGCGGCACGCACCATCTCTGCTTCGAAGTGCCTGACATTGTCGCGGCGCGCGACGATCTCGTCAAAAAGGGCGTTCGTATTCTGGGCGATGGCGAGCCGAAGATCGGCGCGCATGGCAATCCCGTTCTTTTCCTGCATCCGAAGGATATGGGCGGCGTGCTCTATGAGCTTGAGCAGGTTTCTCAGACATATGGCTGAAACATAAATCTCCTAGAGCATTTCCAGGAAAAGTGGACCCCGGTTTTCCGTTCGGAAATGCGGCAAACAAGGAGTTGGAGCGTTTTCGCGATTCACAGAAAAGCGAAAATGCTCTTGGGAGGATGACGTTGTGAAGCACCGCCCACGGCGGTGCTTTCATTTGCGCTTCCGTGGTTCGTTTGTTTTCTTTTGACATTCGTTTTGTTTTCGTTTTTATATAATTGTCTTTCCATAAGGGGGTTCTCCCCTGCATTGTCGCGGAGGCTTCATGTCCGGCGAAAACATTTTCGATCTTTTTGTCATCGGCGGCGGCATCAATGGCTGCGGCATTGCCCGCGATGCGGTGGGCAGGGGCTATTCCGTGGCGCTTGCGGAAAAGGGCGATTTCGCTTCGGGCACCTCTTCCGCCGCCACCAAGCTCATCCATGGCGGCCTGCGGTATCTCGAACATTACGAATTCCGCCTCGTGCGCGAAGCGCTGATGGAGCGGGAAATCCTCTGGGCCATGGCGCCGCATGTCATCTGGCCCATGCGTTTCGTTCTGCCCATCCAGAAAGGCGGCGTGCGCCCGGCCTGGATGGTCCGGCTCGGCCTGTTTCTTTATGACAATCTCGGCGGCCGCAAGCTTCTGCCGGCGACCCGCACGCTCGATCTTCGCAAGGACCCGGCGGGCAAGCCGCTGAAGCCGGCTTTTGCCAGGGCTTTCGAATATTCCGATGGCTGGGTGGATGATGCCCGTTTCGTGGTCCTCAACGCGCGCGACGCGGCCAATCGTGGCGCGACGATCATGAACCGCACACGCGTCGTTTCGGCGCGGCGCGAAGGCGGGCTGTGGCTCATCGAGACGCTGGACGAAAAAACCGGACGGGCGGCCACGCACAAGGCGCGCATGCTGGTGAATGCCGCCGGCCCTTGGGTGGATACCGTGCTTTCAGGCGTTTTCGGCCGCAAGGATGTTCATAATGTCCGGCTCGTACAGGGCAGCCATATCATCGTGCGCAAGAAGTTTTCCGACCCGCGTGCCTATTTCTTCCAGAACCCGGACAACCGCATCATCTTCGCCATTCCCTATGAGCGGGATTTCACGCTGATCGGTACAACGGATCGCGATTACAAGGGTGATCCGGCCAAGGTTCGCATTTCCGGGGAAGAGATTTCCTATCTCTGCAACGCGGCAAGCGACTATTTCAGCGAGCCGGTCCGGCCGGAAGATATCGTCTGGACCTATTCCGGCGTGCGGCCGCTTTTTGATGACGGCGCTTCGAAAGCGCAGGAAGCCACACGCGATTATGTGCTGAAGATTGAAGAGGGAGAGGCTCCACTCCTCAATATTTTCGGCGGCAAGCTCACCACCTATCGACGGCTCGCCGAACATGCGCTGGAAAAGATCGGTGCGGCGATCGGCGAAAAGGGCAAGCCGTGGACGGCGGGTTCCCACCTGCCGGGCGGCGATTTCGGCGCTGAGAGATATGAGACGCAGGTGCGGGGACTTGTCTCCCGTTATCCCTTCCTTGATGGACGCCATGCCGAGCGACTTGTCAGAAACTACGGCACCAAGGCGGCGGAACTGTTGGGCAGCGCCACCGATGCCTCCGGCCTCGGCCGGCATTTCGGCGGCACGCTTTATGAATGCGAGGTGCGCTGGCTGGTTGAGCATGAATGGGCCTGCGCGGCCGAGGATATTCTCTGGCGGCGCACGAAACAGGGCCTGCGCTTGAGCAAGGACGAGGCTGCCGGTCTCGATGCCTTCGTGGCTATGCTGACGGGTGGCGGGCAAGAGGCCGAAGCCGTGGCGGAGCGGGCCTGAAAATCCGCTGGTTGCCCCGTCAGCTCCCGGAACTCTTTGCCGGTCTCTCCGGACCGTCGGCGCTCAGGATATAGTCGTCGGCGGCTGAAAGGGCGTGTTCCATATGCCCTTCGAACACCAGTTCCGGCTCGTTGGGCGCTATGGCGATTTTCGGCATGCCGCCGAAACGCACCGCCTGCGATTGCGCCAGACCGTCGCGCAGGCCGCTTTCCAGAAGATCGAAATAGCGGGTGCCGGGGCCGGTGATGAAGACCGGCATATGGCCATGCAGGCTGAAGAGGCGTGAAAGGCCGTTGCCGAGCGCAAGGCCGGCGGTGCGAAAGGCGAACCGTGCCATGCGGGCGCCGGTGCGGGCCGAGGCGGCGATCTTGTCCACTTCGGCGATCGGCACGAATTTCGCCGGTTCCGCCTGCGGCGGGGCTTCGAAAGCGGAACGCAGGATGGCGTAAAACCCGGAATAGGCCTCGATGCAGCCTTTGGTGCCGCAACGGCACAGCGCGCCATCTGCCAGATGCAGCATATGGCCGAAATTGGGGGCGCTGACCTCGATTGCGCCGCCCGTCGAGCGGGCGATGCCAAGACCGATACTGTGGCCGAGCGACAGGGTGACGAGGGCCTCCGGAACCGGGTTTTCCCGTGCCTGCTCCCGCATCCAGATGGCTTTTGCGGCCAGCAGTGTTTCGTTGTTCAGCGTCACGCGAATGCGGCCGTCCCCGGAAACCAGCTGCTGGAAATCGATCCTCTCGTCACCGAGAACCGGCGACCAGACAAGCGTTGCCGCAGCCGCATCCACCAGCCCCTTGCTGCTGATCGAGACCTGGAGAATATCGTGCCGGTCGATGCGCGAGCGATCGGCAAGTCTTGCGAGGCCGGCGAGGATTGCGCCGCCGAATGTGCCTTTTTCAGCCGTGATCCTCTGTTCGGTGAAGCGGTCCACCAGCTTGCCGGCATAATCGACCAGCGAATATTGCACGCTGTCGGATGAGATGATGACGATGGCGACGTGGCAGAAAGCGCCGCGCGGGCCGAAGAGAATGCGTGGCCGGCCACGGCCGGCGGTGGCGAGCTGCTCTTTCCGCAGAATGAGCCCGGCCCGCTCAAGCTCGGTGGTGATGGCGGAGACGGTTGCGGAGGCAAGCCCGGTGAAAGACGACATGTCGGTATGGGAAAGGCTGCCGTGCAGACGCAGGGCCGCCATCACCGACAGGCTGTTTTTCTGGCGCACCAGTTCCGTACTTGCAATGGCGGACATGGGCTGGGGCATGCTCCCTGAACGGCCTTTTTCCTGTCGTGCTGATCCACTCTGATGGCGCATGCCAGAGCGAAGATCAAGGCACCCGGATGCTGCCCGCAGCCGTTGTTGACAGCATGGGGAATCTCTGACATTAATTTTCTCGACTGTCGAGAAAATTGTGAAACCACAGAGACCGTCAGCTTTTTTCCGGGCGTTTTCCCTGCATGGAGGTGTGGGGCTTCGCCCTTACCGGGAGGACATCATGAATTCTTTTGCCAAGCTTTTGGCGGGTACAGCCGTACTCGTTTCCCTGCACACCGCGGCTATCGCGGCCGATCTCGTCGTCGGCGTTTCCTGGTCGAACTTCCAGGAAGAGCGCTGGAAAACGGATGAGGCAGCCATCAAGGCAGCGCTCGACAAGGCTGGTGCGAAATACATCTCCGCCGATGCGCAATCATCCGCCGCAAAGCAGCTGACCGACGTGGAATCGCTGATCTCGCAGGGCGCCAACGCGCTGATCATTCTGGCGCAGGATAGCGACGCGATTGGCCCGGCTGTTGAAAAGGCCGTTGCCGAGGGCATTCCGGTCGTGGGTTACGACCGCCTGATCGAAAACCAGAACGCTTTCTACATCACCTTCGACAACAAGGAAGTCGGCCGTCTGCAGGCTGCCGAAGTCTTCAAGGTGAAGCCGGAAGGCAATTACGTCTTCATCAAGGGCTCTTCTTCCGATCCGAATGCGGACTTCCTGTTCGCCGGTCAGCAGGAAGTGCTGAAGGCGGCCATTGACGGCGGCAAGATCAAGAATGTCGGCGAAGCCTATACCGATGGCTGGAAGCCGGAAAATGCCCAGAAGAACATGGAACAGTTCCTGACCAAGAATAATAACAAGGTCGATGCCGTCGTCGCCTCGAATGACGGCACGGCCGGCGGTGCAATCGCCGCTCTTGCCGCGCAGGGCATGGCCGGTTCGGTTCCCGTTTCCGGTCAGGATGCCGACTTCGCCGCGCTCAACCGCGTAGCACTCGGCACGCAGACGGTATCGGTCTGGAAAGACAGTCGCGAACTCGGCAAGGAAGCAGCCGGTATCGCACTGGAACTGGCCGGCGGCAAGAAGATGACGGAAATCAAGGGCGTGACCACCTTTGATGGCGGTCCGAAGAAAGTGGCGATGCAATCGGTCTTCCTCAAGCCGATCGCCATCACCAGAGACAATCTGAACGTCGTCATCGACGCCGGCTGGATCAAGAAGGAAACGGCCTGCCAGGGTGTGAAGGCCGGAACCGTCAAAGCCTGCGATTGATCGAATAGGTCGCGGTTCGGGCGCTGCGCCATGGTTCATGGCGCGGCGCCTTTTAGAGCATTTCCAGGGAAAGTGGGCCCCGGTTTTCCGTTCGGAAATGCGCAAAACAAAGAGTTAGAGCATTTCCAGGAAAAGTGGAGCCCGGTTTTCCGTCCGGAAATGTGCCAGAACAAAGCGTTGGAGCGTTTTCGCGATTCAGGGAAAAGCGAAAGCGCTCCAAGATGTGAGGAGCACCGGCAGTACATGGCCGATATGACCCAATCCAATTCCACAGCGTCGCAAAAGACGGAAAAGACAGGCTCGATAACGCGCTTCATCAGTGCCACCGAGCTGGATACCAGACTGCTCGGCATGGTCGGCGCGCTTCTTCTGATCTGGATCGGATTTCATATCCTGTCCGGCGGCCTGTTCCTGACGCCGCGAAACCTCTGGAACCTCTCGGTGCAGACCGCCTCCGTCGCTGTCATGGCAACCGGCATGGTGCTTGTTATCGTCACCCGCAATATCGATCTGTCGGTCGGGTCGATCCTCGGTTTTTCCGGCATGATCATGGGTGTCATGCAGGCGGAAATCCTGCCGCAGATACTCGGTTTCGAACATTGGGCGACATGGATCGTCACGCTTCTCACCGGCATTCTCGTTGGCGGCGCGATCGGCATGTTGCAGGGCTCCATCGTCGCCTTCCTCAACGTGCCGTCCTTCATCGTCACGCTTGGTGGCCTGCTGGTCTGGCGCGGCGGCACGTGGTTCATCACCAGCGGCCGCACCGTGGCGCCGATGGATTCCACCTTCCGCCTGATGGGCGGCGGCACCAGCGGTTCGATCGGCGCGACATGGAGCTGGATCGCAGCCGTCGTCGCCTGTGTCGCCATTGTGGCGGCCATCCTCAATTCCCGCCACCAGCGCCGCCGTTTCGGCTTTCCATTGCGGCCGGTCTGGGCGGAATATTTTCTGGTGGCGCTCGGCTGCCTCGTCGTTATCGGCTTCGTAACCGTGGTTAACAGCTACCCATGGCCGGTGAACATCGCCCGCAACTATGCCGATGCCAATGGTATCGCCTGGCCTGAAGGCGGTCTGTTCATTTCGCACGGTATCGCCATTCCGGTGCTGATGGCGCTTGCCGTCGGTGCGGTCATGACCTTCATCGCCACACGGCTGCGTTTCGGCCGTTATGTCTTCGCCATCGGCGGTAACCCGGAAGCAGCCGAACTCGCCGGCATCAAGACCCGCTGGGTGACGGTAAAGATCTTCACGCTGATGGGCGTTCTGTGCGCCATCGCCGCGGCGATTTCGACCGCCCGCCTCAACGCGGCCACCAATGCCCAGGGCGAACTGGATGAGCTTTACACCATCGCGGCGGCCGTCATCGGCGGCACCTCGCTTGCCGGCGGTGTCGGCACCATAGCGGGCGCGATGCTCGGCGCGCTCGTCATGCAATCGCTGCAATCCGGCATGGTGCTGGTGGGCATCGATACGCCCTTCCAGCGCATCGTCGTCGGTGTGGTCCTGGTCGTCGCCGTCTGGCTCGACACCATCTACCGCGCCCGCGCCAAGTAAGAACCGAGGAGAACTCCTATGACGGACCAAGTCACGCCCCTCGTGGAAATGCGCAATATTTCCATTTCCTTCGGCGGCATCCATGCGGTGGAAAACGCCTCTGTCGATCTTTTCCCCGGTGAGGTGGTCGCCCTTCTCGGCCACAACGGCGCGGGCAAATCGACCCTTATCAAAATCCTCTCCGGCGCCTATCGGCGCGATGGCGGCGATATCCTCATCAATGGCGAGGATGCCGATATCCGCAATCCCCGCGACGCCAAGAAATACGGTATCGAGACCATCTACCAGACGCTGGCCGTGGCCGACAATGTCGATGCGGCCGCCAATCTTTATCTCGGCCGCGAGCTGAAGACGAAATGGGGC is a genomic window containing:
- a CDS encoding RNA 2'-phosphotransferase → MSTATSKFLSYVLRHAPESIGLTLDAQGWADVADLLAKANASGTPLDEAGLFSVVAESDKKRFTLSEDGRRIRAAQGHSVKVDLGQPPVEPPPQLYHGTATRFLEPILREGLRPGERQQVHLSADRKTAIAVGQRHGKPVVLIVDAGRMFADGYSFYRADNGVWLTDAVPFSYLAEFEDSSAESDG
- the scpA gene encoding methylmalonyl-CoA mutase; this translates as MSGEKTVRDWLQLAEKELKRSPETLVWHTPEGIEVKPLYTADDLQKISHLDSLPGFAPFTRGPRATMYAGRPWTIRQYAGFSTAEASNAFYRKALAAGQQGVSVAFDLATHRGYDSDHPRVEGDVGKAGVAIDSVEDMKILFDGIPLEKVSVSMTMNGAVIPVLASFIVAGEEQGVSRAALSGTIQNDILKEFMVRNTYIYPPEPSMRIIADIIEYTAKEMPKFNSISISGYHMQEAGATLVQELAFTLADGREYVRAALAKGLNVDDFAGRLSFFFAIGMNFFMEAAKLRAARLLWSRIMEEFKPQKASSLMLRTHCQTSGVSLQEQDPYNNIVRTAFEAMSAVLGGTQSLHTNSFDEAIALPTEFSARIARNTQLILQHETGVTKVVDPLAGSYYVESLTDELAEKAWALIEEVEALGGMTKAVAEGLPKRLIEEAATRRQAAVDKGEEVIVGVNRYRLENEEDIDVLDIDNAAVRAAQIRRIEETRRRRDGKDVTAALAALSEVARSGKGNILEAAVVAARARATVGEISDALRAAFGDHAAVPEVVSDIYGEAYKDEPELATLAARLSGVAERIGTKPRIMVAKLGQDGHDRGAKVIASAFGDIGFDVLAGPLFQTPAEAADLAVQNRVHVVGMSSLAAGHKTLAPQLVEALKQKGAEDIIVVVGGVIPRQDYQFLLDHGVSAIFGPGTNVMDAANKVLDLLEGVRRNA
- the mce gene encoding methylmalonyl-CoA epimerase translates to MFGRLNHVAIAVPDLDAAVARYRALGANVSEPQSLPDHGVTVVFIQADNTKIELLYPLGENSPIAAFLERNPGGGTHHLCFEVPDIVAARDDLVKKGVRILGDGEPKIGAHGNPVLFLHPKDMGGVLYELEQVSQTYG
- a CDS encoding sugar ABC transporter permease, whose product is MTQSNSTASQKTEKTGSITRFISATELDTRLLGMVGALLLIWIGFHILSGGLFLTPRNLWNLSVQTASVAVMATGMVLVIVTRNIDLSVGSILGFSGMIMGVMQAEILPQILGFEHWATWIVTLLTGILVGGAIGMLQGSIVAFLNVPSFIVTLGGLLVWRGGTWFITSGRTVAPMDSTFRLMGGGTSGSIGATWSWIAAVVACVAIVAAILNSRHQRRRFGFPLRPVWAEYFLVALGCLVVIGFVTVVNSYPWPVNIARNYADANGIAWPEGGLFISHGIAIPVLMALAVGAVMTFIATRLRFGRYVFAIGGNPEAAELAGIKTRWVTVKIFTLMGVLCAIAAAISTARLNAATNAQGELDELYTIAAAVIGGTSLAGGVGTIAGAMLGALVMQSLQSGMVLVGIDTPFQRIVVGVVLVVAVWLDTIYRARAK
- a CDS encoding ROK family transcriptional regulator translates to MSAIASTELVRQKNSLSVMAALRLHGSLSHTDMSSFTGLASATVSAITTELERAGLILRKEQLATAGRGRPRILFGPRGAFCHVAIVIISSDSVQYSLVDYAGKLVDRFTEQRITAEKGTFGGAILAGLARLADRSRIDRHDILQVSISSKGLVDAAAATLVWSPVLGDERIDFQQLVSGDGRIRVTLNNETLLAAKAIWMREQARENPVPEALVTLSLGHSIGLGIARSTGGAIEVSAPNFGHMLHLADGALCRCGTKGCIEAYSGFYAILRSAFEAPPQAEPAKFVPIAEVDKIAASARTGARMARFAFRTAGLALGNGLSRLFSLHGHMPVFITGPGTRYFDLLESGLRDGLAQSQAVRFGGMPKIAIAPNEPELVFEGHMEHALSAADDYILSADGPERPAKSSGS
- the xylF gene encoding D-xylose ABC transporter substrate-binding protein, which translates into the protein MNSFAKLLAGTAVLVSLHTAAIAADLVVGVSWSNFQEERWKTDEAAIKAALDKAGAKYISADAQSSAAKQLTDVESLISQGANALIILAQDSDAIGPAVEKAVAEGIPVVGYDRLIENQNAFYITFDNKEVGRLQAAEVFKVKPEGNYVFIKGSSSDPNADFLFAGQQEVLKAAIDGGKIKNVGEAYTDGWKPENAQKNMEQFLTKNNNKVDAVVASNDGTAGGAIAALAAQGMAGSVPVSGQDADFAALNRVALGTQTVSVWKDSRELGKEAAGIALELAGGKKMTEIKGVTTFDGGPKKVAMQSVFLKPIAITRDNLNVVIDAGWIKKETACQGVKAGTVKACD
- a CDS encoding glycerol-3-phosphate dehydrogenase, whose protein sequence is MSGENIFDLFVIGGGINGCGIARDAVGRGYSVALAEKGDFASGTSSAATKLIHGGLRYLEHYEFRLVREALMEREILWAMAPHVIWPMRFVLPIQKGGVRPAWMVRLGLFLYDNLGGRKLLPATRTLDLRKDPAGKPLKPAFARAFEYSDGWVDDARFVVLNARDAANRGATIMNRTRVVSARREGGLWLIETLDEKTGRAATHKARMLVNAAGPWVDTVLSGVFGRKDVHNVRLVQGSHIIVRKKFSDPRAYFFQNPDNRIIFAIPYERDFTLIGTTDRDYKGDPAKVRISGEEISYLCNAASDYFSEPVRPEDIVWTYSGVRPLFDDGASKAQEATRDYVLKIEEGEAPLLNIFGGKLTTYRRLAEHALEKIGAAIGEKGKPWTAGSHLPGGDFGAERYETQVRGLVSRYPFLDGRHAERLVRNYGTKAAELLGSATDASGLGRHFGGTLYECEVRWLVEHEWACAAEDILWRRTKQGLRLSKDEAAGLDAFVAMLTGGGQEAEAVAERA
- a CDS encoding acetyl/propionyl/methylcrotonyl-CoA carboxylase subunit alpha; translated protein: MIKKILIANRGEIACRVIKTAKRMGIATVAVYSDADANALHVRQADEAVHIGPAPSSQSYIVIDKILEAIKKTGADAVHPGYGFLSENAAFAEALEKAGVVFIGPPVGAIKAMGDKITSKKLAAKAGVSTVPGHMGLIEDADEAVRIASQIGYPVMIKASAGGGGKGMRIAFNDAEAREGFQSSKNEAKSSFGDDRIFIEKFVTQPRHIEIQVLGDRHGNTFYLGERECSIQRRNQKVIEEAPSPFLDEATRKAMGEQAVALARAVGYHSAGTVEFIVDGERNFYFLEMNTRLQVEHPVTELITGIDLVEQMIRVASGEKLSFGQADVKLNGWAIESRLYAEDPYRNFLPSIGRLTRYRPPQEGAQENGTVIRNDTGVFEGGEISMYYDPMIAKLCALGKDRETAIDAMGQALDRFEVEGIGHNLPFLSAVMRHERFRAGRLTTGFIAEEFPEGFSGVEPDEAAARQLSAIAAIIHQRLQSRAVEISGTIGNHRRIVGQDWVVSSGASRHRVAVETGADGTAVRFEDGAALTVDTGWLPGQSLGLFTVAGEVIAAKVDLAGAAIRLRWRGMDIRAHVRSPRVAELALLMPEKLPPDTSKLLLCPMPGVITGISVGEGDEVEAGQALATVEAMKMENILRAEKRGRVARVAAKPGDSLAVDEVILEFE